One window from the genome of Salvia miltiorrhiza cultivar Shanhuang (shh) chromosome 7, IMPLAD_Smil_shh, whole genome shotgun sequence encodes:
- the LOC130992165 gene encoding uncharacterized protein LOC130992165, producing the protein MDIAGHAVPIKKLQWLSYVFCGILMCKIVYDLTGAISASFFKGYNKLNNKEKLEWNNRGFSTFHAIVVAAGSLYLLLFSDLFVDSEDVLFINKSSTLSDTIMGVSIGYFLSDLAMIIYNYPALGGIEYILHHGLSMFSIIQSLLSGQAQFYIFMVLFTESTTPFVNLRWRLDVAGLKNSKLYIYNGVALFIGWLVARIILFVFLFFHMFVHFDQVKQVYWLGFYSLVAIPPVLSVMNLFWFWKIARGMVKTLRKSKQR; encoded by the exons ATGGATATTGCGGGTCATGCTGTTCCAATCAAGAAACTGCAGTGGCTCTCGTATGTTTTCTGTGGGATTTTGATGTGCAAGATT GTATACGACTTAACAGGAGCAATCAGTGCTTCGTTCTTCAAGGGATACAACAAGCTTAACAACAAAGAAAAGCTCGAATGGAACAATAG GGGGTTCTCCACTTTCCATGCCATTGTCGTAGCTGCTGGTTCTCTGTATCTGCTTCTGTTTTCAGATCTTTTTGTTGATAGTGAAGATGTGTTGTTTATCAACAAGTCCTCGACACTATCAGACACCATAATGGGG GTATCAATTGGCTACTTTCTATCTGACCTGGCAatgattatttataattatccAGCGTTAGGTGGAATTGAGTAT ATCCTACATCATGGACTCTCTATGTTTTCCATCATTCAGTCCCTCTTGAGTGGTCAAGCACAATTTTACATATTCATGGTTCTGTTTACGGAAAGCACTACCCCATTTGTCAATTTAAGATG GCGTCTTGATGTTGCTGGACTGAagaattcaaaactttacattTACAATGGTGTGGCGTTGTTCATTGGGTGGTTG GTTGCAAGGATCATTTTGTTTGTGTTCCTATTCTTCCACATGTTCGTCCATTTTGATCAG GTCAAGCAAGTCTACTGGTTGGGCTTCTACAGCTTGGTTGCAATACCTCCTGTGCTGTCAGTGATGAACTTGTTCTGGTTCTGGAAAATCGCAAGAGGTATGGTAAAAACCTTAAGAAAGTCTAAACAGAGGTAA
- the LOC130992158 gene encoding calcium uniporter protein 5, mitochondrial-like, translating to MWRNPATNLLRRALRTAVSSSASRLSGFPAPSFRRYCGGGGATVGDGDGEGDRNAMTYAEAKRLMRLVNVGALKEKLGMEDKEVIPYAELLEACESIGVAKSAAEAAAFARVLDEAGVILLFRDRVYLHPDKVVDLVRKAVPLALLPEDDPCKVELKKLQEKKEEIDILAHKQVRRILWTGLGIAVVQVGLFFRLTFWEFSWDVMEPIAFFTTTTGLVIGYAYFLITSRDPTYQDLLKRLFLSRQRKLIKRHNFDIQRLLELQKKCRVPHDTCSSIKRRTGVELEPEDLLHNR from the exons ATGTGGAGAAATCCAGCTACCAATTTGTTGAGACGGGCGCTGAGGACCGCCGTTTCCTCTTCCGCTAGCCGTTTATCCGGCTTCCCGGCGCCCTCGTTCCGCCGCtactgcggcggcggcggcgccaccGTCGGCGACGGCGATGGGGAAGGGGACAGGAATGCGATGACGTATGCGGAGGCGAAAAGGTTGATGAGGTTGGTGAATGTAGGAGCGCTAAAGGAGAAGCTGGGGATGGAGGACAAGGAGGTGATCCCCTACGCCGAGCTCCTGGAAGCGTGCGAGAGCATCGGCGTAGCGAAGTCGGCGGCGGAGGCAGCCGCGTTTGCTCGAGTGCTGGATGAGGCCGGCGTCATTTTGCTGTTCCGCGATAGAGTGTATCTTCATCCAGATAAG GTGGTCGATTTGGTTAGGAAGGCAGTTCCCCTTGCCCTTTTGCCAGAAGATGACCCCTGCAAAGTCGAGCTCAAGAAGCTGCaggagaagaaggaagaaatTGATATACTGGCACACAAGCAAGTCCGTCGTATATTGTGGACCGGACTGGGGATTGCTGTGGTGCAGGTTGGGCTCTTCTTCCGTCTGACATTCTGGGAATTTTCTTGGGACGTGATGGAGCCAATTGCGTTCTTCACAACCACAACGGGGCTAGTCATAGGCTACGCCTACTTCTTGATCACTTCAAGAGACCCGACATACCAAGATCTGTTGAAGAGACTCTTCCTCTCGAGACAGAGGAAGCTCATTAAGAGGCACAATTTCGACATCCAGAGGTTGTTGGAGTTGCAGAAGAAATGCAGGGTGCCTCATGATACATGTTCGTCCATCAAGAGACGGACAGGGGTGGAATTGGAACCAGAGGACCTTCTGCACAATCGTTGA
- the LOC130992184 gene encoding LOB domain-containing protein 4-like yields MESNSKSTMPCAACKHLRRRCTEDCLFLPYFPAAEPEKFMAVHRVFGASNISKMLQDVPVTDRGDAAASLVYEATARLQQPVYGCVALIASLQKRVFQLQSELDEVSATTMRLRTQLSSALSFIVSSPQSPPLACAAEEGSSHEHNKQLQQCQYGYSYPQMKDYYTEL; encoded by the exons ATGGAGTCTAACAGCAAAAGCACCATGCCTTGTGCAGCATGCAAGCATCTCCGGCGACGCTGCACCGAGGACTGCCTCTTCCTCCCCTATTTCCCTGCGGCCGAGCCGGAAAAATTCATGGCCGTTCACCGCGTCTTTGGTGCCAGTAACATCAGTAAAATGCTGCAA GATGTTCCTGTCACTGATAGAGGAGATGCTGCTGCCAGCTTGGTCTATGAGGCCACAGCAAGGCTTCAGCAGCCCGTCTACGGCTGCGTCGCCCTGATCGCGTCTCTACAAAAGCGTGTTTTCCAGCTGCAATCCGAGTTGGATGAAGTTTCTGCAACAACAATGAGGCTCAGAACTCAACTATCGAGTGCGTTGTCTTTCATAGTCTCATCACCGCAGAGTCCACCATTAGCTTGCGCTGCAGAAGAGGGGAGCAGTCATGAGCATAACAAGCAGCTCCAGCAGTGTCAATATGGCTATTCCTATCCTCAAATGAAAGACTACTACACTGAGCTGTGA